A genomic window from Vigna radiata var. radiata cultivar VC1973A chromosome 2, Vradiata_ver6, whole genome shotgun sequence includes:
- the LOC106777859 gene encoding uncharacterized protein LOC106777859 isoform X1: MVTCLTSSLAVTTSVRLVSPSSFWISMDVEEAESEVSVSSVIANSIAAEQNQFLSPEDLAWADSCLVKDSSDISETDWVPLKSALLEIINSQSKFSREDIEIPPHRISSESIFVELNQQSSTSDGRGLSESSSTYNVNSLSMLVETSTDQIPDDETSANLPSFNPFLPTYNENLKEEKTIDVGLDLDSSSYETEQLADNIFKIWDLDIPSEEGELVKQLDKALSENSLQTMPSSSDDPVKWMDMKDSSIDDLVAEIADLSLSRNA, encoded by the exons ATGGTGACATGTCTTACCTCCTCTCTAGCTGTGACCACCAGCGTCAGACTCGTGTCTCCATCTTCTTTCTGGATTT CAATGGATGTCGAAGAAGCAGAGAGTGAAGTTTCAGTTTCTTCTGTCATTGCCAATTCAATAGCTGCTGAGCAGAATCAATTTCTTTCTCCGGAAGATCTTGCTTGGGCTGATTCCTGCCTAGTTAAAGATTCTTCTGATATTTCAGAAACTGATTGGGTCCCTTTGAAAAGTGCtttattagaaattattaaTTCCCAATCTAAATTTTCCAGAGAAGACATAGAAATTCCTCCCCACCGTATCAGTTCTGAAAGTATTTTTGTGGAACTTAATCAGCAATCTTCAACTTCTGACGGGAGAGGTTTATCTGAGTCGTCTTCAACATATAATGTTAACTCATTAAGTATGCTAGTAGAAACAAGCACTGATCAAATTCCAGATGATGAAACGAGTGCCAACTTGCCATCTTTCAATCCTTTTTTGCCAACTTATAATGAAAATCTGAAGGAGGAGAAAACCATTGATGTTGGACTTGATCTGGATTCTTCCTCTTATGAGACGGAGCAACTCGCTGACAATATCTTCAAAATTTGGGATTTAGATATTCCATCTGAAGAAGGTGAACTGGTTAAACAGTTGGATAAAGCCTTGTCAGAGAATTCCCTTCAAACAATGCCATCATCTTCTGATGATCCAGTGAAATGGATGGACATGAAGGACAGCTCAATCGATGATCTTGTTGCTGAAATTGCTGACTTGTCATTAAGTAGAAATGCATAG
- the LOC106777859 gene encoding uncharacterized protein LOC106777859 isoform X2 — protein MDVEEAESEVSVSSVIANSIAAEQNQFLSPEDLAWADSCLVKDSSDISETDWVPLKSALLEIINSQSKFSREDIEIPPHRISSESIFVELNQQSSTSDGRGLSESSSTYNVNSLSMLVETSTDQIPDDETSANLPSFNPFLPTYNENLKEEKTIDVGLDLDSSSYETEQLADNIFKIWDLDIPSEEGELVKQLDKALSENSLQTMPSSSDDPVKWMDMKDSSIDDLVAEIADLSLSRNA, from the coding sequence ATGGATGTCGAAGAAGCAGAGAGTGAAGTTTCAGTTTCTTCTGTCATTGCCAATTCAATAGCTGCTGAGCAGAATCAATTTCTTTCTCCGGAAGATCTTGCTTGGGCTGATTCCTGCCTAGTTAAAGATTCTTCTGATATTTCAGAAACTGATTGGGTCCCTTTGAAAAGTGCtttattagaaattattaaTTCCCAATCTAAATTTTCCAGAGAAGACATAGAAATTCCTCCCCACCGTATCAGTTCTGAAAGTATTTTTGTGGAACTTAATCAGCAATCTTCAACTTCTGACGGGAGAGGTTTATCTGAGTCGTCTTCAACATATAATGTTAACTCATTAAGTATGCTAGTAGAAACAAGCACTGATCAAATTCCAGATGATGAAACGAGTGCCAACTTGCCATCTTTCAATCCTTTTTTGCCAACTTATAATGAAAATCTGAAGGAGGAGAAAACCATTGATGTTGGACTTGATCTGGATTCTTCCTCTTATGAGACGGAGCAACTCGCTGACAATATCTTCAAAATTTGGGATTTAGATATTCCATCTGAAGAAGGTGAACTGGTTAAACAGTTGGATAAAGCCTTGTCAGAGAATTCCCTTCAAACAATGCCATCATCTTCTGATGATCCAGTGAAATGGATGGACATGAAGGACAGCTCAATCGATGATCTTGTTGCTGAAATTGCTGACTTGTCATTAAGTAGAAATGCATAG